The following coding sequences lie in one Paraburkholderia largidicola genomic window:
- a CDS encoding SRPBCC family protein yields the protein MAEASTRIDIPQPADQVWQLIGGFGSLPDWLPYIPKSELSEGGRVRHLANPNGEAIVERLIAFDNAARSYSYAILKAPFPVKDYRSTLKVVETGATSSRVEWSGRFTPTTVSDQEISKLFEGIYEDGLKALATGLAKKAK from the coding sequence ATGGCTGAAGCATCTACAAGGATTGATATTCCGCAGCCGGCTGATCAGGTGTGGCAATTGATTGGTGGATTTGGCTCGTTGCCAGACTGGCTGCCGTACATCCCCAAAAGCGAACTGAGCGAAGGCGGGCGCGTGCGGCATCTCGCTAACCCGAATGGGGAAGCGATCGTCGAGAGGCTGATCGCGTTCGACAATGCAGCGCGCAGTTATAGCTACGCCATCCTGAAGGCACCGTTCCCCGTCAAAGACTATCGTTCGACTTTGAAAGTGGTCGAGACTGGCGCCACGTCGAGTCGCGTCGAATGGTCGGGCCGCTTTACACCCACGACCGTGAGTGATCAGGAGATCTCAAAGCTGTTCGAGGGAATCTACGAGGACGGCCTGAAGGCTCTCGCTACGGGATTGGCGAAAAAGGCGAAGTAA
- a CDS encoding aldo/keto reductase: MSIRGSLLNGPLGFGGAPLGNMFRNIPQEEALGTVEAAWQQGVRYFDTAPFYGAGLSELRVGEALSKHKRDEYILSTKVGRIILDEMETGKRDLGEKGGLFEFGRKNKILYDYTESGTLKSIEDSLKRLQVDRLDFVWIHDIAQDFHGDAWITQFDTARKGAFPTLMRLQEQGVIKGWGLGVNRVEPIELTLGLNDAKPNGMLVAGRYSLLDHELALQRLMPAAEEKKVDIVVGGPYSSGVLAGGTHFEYQKASPEILAKVAEINAVCERHKVPVKAAALQFSLAHPASAAVIPGSSHPSRIAEDIAALKFSIPDDFWREMRKLNLVSPLAPLPIDRK, translated from the coding sequence ATGAGTATCAGAGGCAGCTTACTGAACGGTCCGTTGGGTTTTGGTGGAGCACCGTTGGGCAATATGTTCCGCAATATTCCACAAGAAGAAGCACTGGGAACTGTGGAAGCAGCATGGCAGCAAGGCGTGCGTTACTTCGATACCGCACCGTTCTATGGAGCGGGGCTATCCGAACTGCGTGTGGGCGAAGCGCTCTCCAAGCACAAGCGCGATGAGTACATCCTCAGCACGAAAGTGGGCCGAATCATTCTCGACGAGATGGAGACCGGCAAGCGTGATCTTGGAGAGAAAGGCGGGCTGTTCGAGTTCGGCCGGAAGAACAAGATTCTCTACGACTATACGGAGAGCGGCACGCTCAAGTCGATCGAGGACAGCCTGAAGCGGCTTCAGGTGGATCGATTGGATTTCGTGTGGATTCACGATATCGCACAGGACTTTCACGGCGACGCATGGATCACGCAGTTCGACACTGCTCGCAAGGGCGCGTTCCCGACGCTGATGCGGTTGCAGGAACAGGGTGTGATCAAGGGCTGGGGGCTGGGGGTGAATCGTGTCGAGCCGATTGAACTGACATTGGGGCTCAACGACGCCAAGCCCAACGGGATGCTGGTAGCCGGACGCTATTCGCTGCTCGATCACGAGCTCGCCCTGCAACGTCTGATGCCCGCAGCGGAAGAGAAAAAGGTCGACATCGTGGTGGGTGGCCCGTACAGCTCCGGCGTCCTGGCGGGTGGCACTCACTTCGAGTATCAGAAGGCATCACCCGAGATTCTCGCGAAGGTCGCGGAAATCAACGCGGTATGCGAGCGCCACAAGGTCCCCGTCAAGGCAGCAGCACTGCAGTTTTCGCTTGCGCATCCAGCTTCGGCAGCCGTCATTCCAGGCTCTAGCCATCCGTCGCGGATCGCCGAGGACATCGCGGCGTTGAAGTTTTCAATCCCCGACGACTTCTGGCGCGAGATGCGAAAGCTGAACCTCGTGTCACCACTCGCACCGTTGCCAATCGACCGGAAATAA